The Anas platyrhynchos isolate ZD024472 breed Pekin duck chromosome 1, IASCAAS_PekinDuck_T2T, whole genome shotgun sequence genomic sequence TGCCCTAGGACATATTCACATGAGAAATAAAGGCATaccattgtttttgtttggttggtagaattaaaattaaatgaatcgAGTCAGCAAGGAAGcatgtatttcagaaatgattTCCCAGCTGTATTACTATTAGAAGACTAGATTGTCTCCTTAGGCATACAGCATTTTTATGTGGCTGTATTTTGGCTTAGCCATTTATCTCTGAAATCAGGTGCATGCCTATTCATGAAGAGAAGAGGCTAAGCAGAAGCTGGGTATAAGGGCCTTTTCCCTCCAAAGCACAGCTGAGCATCTCTGGTGACATCATACTTTAAGACAGCCAGTATCCAGACCCTATCTGATTTACAATAACAATCAATCAAAATGTTCAGCAATATACCTCATGAAAACCCACCTGAAATCTATGGAGTTACtattatcattttaaaattaaatttatggaTTATAATTTATACTTTCCAGAAAGCTTCCAAAGAACCTCACAGAAGCATGTTTATCTGTCTtaagaaatcagaaattatAGGATGATCCATGCAAATCGCTGTTACTGTTACCCAAGACAGTCATGACCCAACTGCTCACTTGCAAATATACAGCTCTCGATAGTGCACCTGTATGACCTCGAACAAAAATTCTCTGGGGAAATGCCACTTGCACTAATGTTGCAACCCACCAGTGGCACTGATGTCATAAGCTAACCTAAAAAAACCCTGTAGAATATGATGCAAACACAGTTAGATCTTTCTACAGTCTTCACAGACAAATTGTGTTCAGTTTTCCGTGTTTGCTTAAGAACCTAAGCTCAACACAACTGATGCCCTTTGTGATATGGGCAAAAGTAGATTTTAATTGGGAAGTACGAATTTCTTGCCCTGCACAGGCAACTTGAATTTGTTTCCATGTTTGcttaaaacaattttcaaattaaaaaattccATTTAAAGGTTTCTAGTTTATGGTCACTGATTTCAAGTTAATAAGGAGCAGGATATTTGAATAAAACATAATGGAGTGCTTTGTAAAGTAAAGCTGCTAATCTGATTTAGattgtttcatttccagctCCTTGATTCTGTTTCCAGTCAGTAGCCTTGCTGAAGAATACATCCCCCTAAGTTCCTTGAGATATTTTTGTTGTCAGAAATTTATATTAATAGCACTGATGCATAAAGCCCACTAGCACTCTAATAACAAAACATACCCATGaaataaagcagatttaaaaaccATCAAGACaatgcatttttctcatttattcaaATCTTCTGCAGGAAGTAAACactgaaagatttaaaaaaacttCACACTGCAGTATGTACAGTTTTGTGACATCacatgaagaaattaatttctaataaaaaatgAGACCAGTTAGATAAATTACTGAAAACACATCACAATAAAATTGGTTGTGGTAAAATCCCAAATTCTTATGTACGGCAATGAAAAATCAATATTCCTTTGTTTTACAGCAATGGAACAGTCCTGGTACAATATTTCAATTACGTAAAATGGAATCCTGAACTTACGTGACTGATTACAGTTGTATGAGTACTTCATGTTTTAAAAGTAGTTTtgcgtttttttttcccagacccTTTTGTTTTGAAGCACATTCTTTCACAAAGCTAAAATACCACAGCAGAAGTCATGTCCAGAAGTGGAATACTGTTGTGTTTTGAACTGACCTGACTTGTTAAGACATTTTTGCCAACGCACAGATGCACAGGGTCCCCCATGCACTTTTCATGCAGCAGGTTATCAcaactttaaataaaagtatttttctataCATTCTTCCAGACTTGCAACTGTATACATACATGCAAAAGTTTTTAAACCTATTTGATCATATTTACACTTATACATGGAATatacataacaaaaaaaaaacaaaacaaaacaaaaaaagattaaaaggtttttcttttcctttgcattagaacaatacaaaatatgtatttttcattaagGAAACCACTATTTACATCACCTTTTAAAAACCAATTTCAACATATTATAGGTGTAACAAGTCaatatatttacattatatataaatatatataatatatacttaCCAGTTTACTCCTCTGTAAGATGTTGCAGAGAACAAACCGGTAATATCATGTCACTGATGTCAATGAGAGCTGTAATACTTTCACCAACATTTAACAGGGAAAATTTAAACCATTcatctctttcttttaaaaagatttgtaaatcaaaaatttaaaaatattactaagAGAAAATGGCTAAGAAAAGTGAAAGTTATGGCTGAACTCCCTTTTGATCTGACAGTGTTTATAAACTTCTCAAACTGCGCTGACAGGTTAAGTGGTATCAGCAGAGAAGCCCTCTAGCAACACAGCTTTTATTCTGCAGTTGTGTGTCACCCCCCTATCACTGCCTCACACTGTGGCAGAGGAGATGCTAAAAATCTGGTTACCTCAGTCCCTTACACTTCCCTCTGGAAACAAAAGGCATATCTGTGTGGGAATTACAAGTCAAACCCCAGACCTATCTGGTTTGAGCACTGCAGTGACATGGCAGATGAAGCAGCACAAGCCTGGAGATCCAACCTCGAGCAAGGCATCGGGCACTTAGCATCACTGCTGCTGCAACTACTCAGAGTTAAGAAAGGTTCAAGCTAATTCCGGTACAAGTCTCAAGGGGCTGCAGCTACAGCTTTAGGTGTGGCATAGACATATTCCTATCTCACTTCTTCACTGTTCCATGAGGTGGAGGCAGCTTTCCTCCAGAAGTCTCCCCCGTTTACTACTGCATTGcaacctcctctcctccctccctgctcctagGATGGGGAGGTCACACAACAGCACCCAACAGTGCCGCACCTCTTGCTACTGCTCCCCTTATCTGACACAGCCCTGCTCGTCTTCACATCTACAGTCTAAAGGCCTAGCTGCAACCTCAACCTAAGATAGCAGACTTATTTTGAAGCCTCCACTCCCACAGGCTGAGGAAGCGTACTGGGCACAGCTGAAACACATATCCTAGCAGTAGGTATCTACTGAACCAAGGAGACCAGATTTGATGAGAACACAGAGCATTATGCAACAAATGACCTTGGTTTGTGGCAGCGACGGGGGGAAATCAAGGATCTTTTGGGTTGCTTGGGAAAACTTGGCAAGCCCTACCAGTTCTTCTGCTGGGGCAGCAAACCCAGCTCCCGCACCTCCCTTTTCTGATGGAAGAACTGAGGGAAGATATCCCAAGGATGACAACTGTGACTCCTTTTCACTCACCCAAGCtacaagataaaaaataatgaaaaagcctTCAGTCCTCAGGTTTGAAGGCTGTAAATGTGGATGGAGcagattttgaaaaagaacTCTCTTCCCTAGGGGGCGGTAACACAGGTGATGCTGGAGAATTTCACATAGAAGACTGTTGCCCTTTTAGCAGCCAACTGAAGAGCATTAAGTTAGCATGCCCTTCCCTCTCAAGGGCCTCATCGTTATGCTACACACTGCTTTGAGATTGCAGTGACCACAACAGGCAAGATTCCTCTATGAACAGCATGACCTACAATTAAATTCTTGTGTATTATAGTTTAAAGATGTGTGAGAATTGTAATACCCTTTCATTAACACCACTTAAAAGAAAGCTAAATCATTAACTGGTCAAACTTAACATTTTAacttaaatgttttataaaactttaaaaaaatttaaaaactttaaaaattaaatgttccAAAGTATATATTATAACAACAGACTACCATAGAATAAATACATAGGTAAAGCACACTCCTAGACTCCAATATTACTTTTTGTTAGGGTTAGACTCTCTTCCCTACTTTTCATCTGAACCTTGCTTTGATGAAATTTTCACAGATTATTTCACCTCCATTTaagctgcatttttctgtggAGCCCTTCAAACAAATTATAGCCCTGTGTTTACTCCGGGGAGCATCTATTATTCTATATTGTATATATTTCCTAGCTATATACATGttgtttcaagaaaaataatcgATTAAGACTTTAAGAGATGTTTAATGGATGGAAAatgccatctttttttttcctttttttttttttttttaatacttctgtTGGGTTGACTCATATAAAAAGAATTCAGTTCCACTGTCAATGCAAAATATACTTTATATCATTAATGACTATTCTATGAGACATCTGAATTGTCATTGGGCCACttataaatgcaaatattaaaGACAAAATTTATTTCTATAATACTCTTCAGACAATGACATTTAAAGTGATATTAGATTTGCATGAaggctttaaaatataaatcttcTTTGTACAGCCCATTAATATATTACGCTTCACccaaataacataaaaatatatctttaagTTGCTCTGTTATTTCTCATATAAACCAGGGGAATGTTTTATATTGGATACTGCCAAACATTTGTGTTCCCTAAAAGAAGATATCCCCAGGAGGGTTAAACAGAATTGTGGTGCATTTTCCAGCTGGCAGGCAGAAGTCCTTTTCAGTAGGGACTGcactggaaagaagggaaactAATCCTAGGCAGTGGGCAGAGGGTGAGAAGGGGACAACAGCTCACTCTGTCTAGGTGAGCCCAAAGGCTGGGAAAAGTGTCTCTGAAACAAAACCaggaaggaagagagcaaaatgCCCCACCACTCATCTCTGCAAACTTGAGTGAAACAAGAAATAGCAGAGTTTTGTCATGTCATCAGCTCTCAATGGTGAAAATGGTCAACATTACAAAGAGTGCAGCTTTCATTATCTGTGCAAGCCAGCTATTAAGCTGTTTTCTGATAGCACAGGGAATTAtcaatgaaattaaaagctACAGAGAACATTCTTTCAGAGGAGTTAAAAGTTCAGTAAAACTTTTAAAGCATATAATTTAGAGGAACCAGATtttgtcctcctcctcccccgggAGAAGTAAGGGCTCCGAATGGAGTTAACACTGACAGTGTTAACAGTGCTGCTTGGCTCTTCCCCAGTCAGCAATTCTTTTAAGGTGTCTCCGCTTTGACTGCAATTTTCAGTTATTCCCATCTCAGGCTGATATTGCCAGATGTTACAAATCACAGCACAGGTGGGGACTGATGAAAAGGGCAGAGGAGAATTTCTGAGACATGTCCCACTACCCATTACAAAACATGACAAAACTACAATTTTATCCTCAGTGCAACCTGAAATATTATTCTGATACCAAgttttctgcagagaaaaggcAGTGCATTAAACTGTGCATCAGCTGTTCGGAGAGTAGTAAATATTGGCagaatatggatttttttcccctagttgTAGGAAGAGGCcaacacattttttcattaaaatcctATTCTATATTTGAGTGGAAGCCTGATGTGCTGCTTTAGTGCGGATGGTATTCTTCGTTAAAAGAAGCAAGATGATGCTAAACAAACAATTCTGATTAGCTGTTTCACAAACTTTCCACCATTTTCCTCACAAAATCTATGTGCTAAGCTTTCTgaaatgcagtactccaagagGCATTTTGACTTTCCCCTGTTAAGGAGGGAAATGACAGGAATGCACCAACAAAAGACTCATGTAGTATTTGCACAATATATGAAAATCTGCCTTTTATATAaaaacctagaaaaaaaaaaaaaaaagcaaacaatcgTAACGAGGAACTCTTAACTATAGCTAAGGATTTGAGGAAGGCTTTTGTCAAAAGCagggcaaagaagaaaaatagattttacaCTGCTATTCTGGCAGGACCACAaacaaggtttaaaaataaaataaaatttggaagcactaaaaattacatttcagtGCAGTTCAGTTATtaacactggcacaggttttCCCTGTGTGACGAGCTAATACCTTGGACGGACTGCTCCATTTCTTTAAAGTTATTCTTAAAATTTCACAAAACttattaaacattcaaaaaaaaggTACACTGTCTCTATGCTCAGGCTTCCAAAAATAAGGATTATTTTACAGGAAAGGGAGGAAACGCAGCATTACCACCACCTAGGCTGTACGCTTACACTTTATCTTATACCAAAGACTTGCAGATCCAAATAAGACTCTGATCAAAGAGTACTCATAACTTATTTTGATGCATACAGAGATGTCTTGTACAAATTACAACCTAACTTCCTTGTGACGATCTATTGTAAAGCAAATTTTatctacatgtattttaaataacatcaccagaaaaataaaaagtttatcaaatgaaaatatgtttcaaTTAGGCCATGCGTTTCTAAAATCATGCTCAATTTGTACAGTAGTCAAGTTcgtattcatttttatttttttctttttttttttttttttttttttaacaaagattCAAAACCACTGATTGTAAACTCATCGATGAGACTGTAGTTTATTCTGGCTCTTTTTTGATTGTTAGCACTTTTTCCAGAAGTCCATGCACTTCACCATTCACTCCATGTTGATGAGAGGTCTTATTCCCCATATGGCTGTTGTAAGGGCTTCTTAAGTTATTAAAAGGAGTTTCAAGCTCTGCATCAGATGTTAACTCCTCTTTGATTGTAACATGAGTTGAACTACCAGTAAATGAAGATTCATTCCAAATTTCTTTGTCCTGTGCTTCTTGGCTGCTAATGGAGTTGCCGCCTTTCTGTAACATGTAGTACAATATCGGATTGGTTTTGGTCAGTCTTGGAGAGTCTTTTTCATAATCATTCTTGTCCATACCTGTGATAACCCATCTGATGGGACCTTTCTCACTGGGCACAGGACACACACTAAACTGGTCAGATTCAAGCCTAGATACTGTACTCCCCAAATGTTCAGGAAAGGGGGAACTGGCAGGACTTTTTACCACTACTGGATAGTGAAATGTTCTGTGATCTACACAATTGCTCTGTTGCACAGGACTTCCCATTAATGTGTTTACTGAAGAAATGCTGAATTCGGGTTTAATTGTTgcattgcttttatttcctcttttcttgcCTTCCATTAGTAAGTTATTCCTATGCTGTGACAGATCTCTCTCACAGTTTTCTGAGAGAAGCAGCTGTTTCAACACATTAAAGCCTTTACTATCTCTAGACCAACTCCTGTTTTCACTTTCATTATTTGAACCATGACTTACAGCATATTTAAATTCAGAATCACTTCTGCTGAATTTCAGTTCTTGCTGGTTTAGCAAAGGTCCATACAGTGCCTCTGTAGGAGAAACATGATTGTTTGCAGCATCAGACACAttagttttcatcttttttaatgGACTTTCCAAAGGCTCAGCATGAAGCTTCCTCTTCTTCGGTACTGTGCAAAGACTCTTTGATTCCAGGTGTGTTAGCTCATTGTTTCGGTGACTTCTGTCCAGCTCATCTGCAGGGTAACTATCCTGATTTTGTCTCAGCAATCTACTTAGCAGAccatttttggaaaaagaaaaatcttgaggTGAAAGAGGCTCAGGTTTCATCTCCTCAGATGCtggagaagcagctgtgtttctcTGCAGTGAATGAATAAATCCTTGAAATTTGTTACCCTTGCACTCTCTTATTTGTTGTGCATTTGAATTATAAGGAACATCTGATTCTTCAGATggttcagtttttattttcactgtcaATATTTGCTCATTCAAAGCCTTATCTGTCTGTTCCTGAGAACCTTCATCTCTTAAAAGCaccctctctttcttttcacttttacCTTTATTGGGAGTTCCCAGAAGCAGCTGAAGGACAGTGCGCCTTTCAAGGAGATTTTCTATTTCCGAACCTGGAAGTCCTTGTTCAGTGGGTACAGACTGACAactgaatattttgttattttcttcatgCGTACTCAATTTATTTGTAAGCAGAGGGCTGTTCAATCTATCAATCAAGCCTACAGGTTTATCTGTGTTCCCTGCTAACAGATGTTTGCTAGGTCTTTGTTCTTCACTTGACATGGAAGTCTGCATACCGCACTGAGCAAGATTCTGCAACAGCTTGCTGGCACTGAAAGCTGAAGAGTTTTGTGGACTATCATTTCTGCTCAGCTTGGCTCCTtgaatttctttgcttttagaaAGGTCTATCAAATGTTTAGATGCAGGATTCACCAGCCTGTCTGGCTGGATGCTGCAGGCATATGGTGGTGAGTTACGCTTGATGGCTAACGACTGGTGAGAGAGATTTATAGGAGAGTCTGCTTTTGTAGAAGCAAGCAAAGGTGGAGTGCTTAGTGGAGTCATTCTATTTGCACTGGGACTGTCAGTAACAGGAGTCCTTTTACCAGTCTGTACAGTGAATTTTGCCACATCAGCTGCACTGTGTGGTCCCTGAGGCTCATTACCTTTGTCAACCTTTTCTTCACTCTTATGCCCAAGTAACAACTGAAGTAGTGTTACTTTTTGATGGGGATTCAGCTTAGATGCCTTTGGAGTGTCTTTGTCTTCCTTGTTCTCTGGACAGGAAACTTTTGGGTCCCAGCTATGAAGCAAAGACTGAGTCAAGTTATCCAATGATGCAGGCGGACCTGCATCTGGTTTATCTGTCCTCTGTTTAAAGGATAAGTCTATGGGAAGACAGTTAGAATGGGAGCTTTCGTCATCACTGCTGTCATCGGTAAAGCTAGGATTATTATCTGAATACTCATCGATAGTTGTCGGTGTGCTGCTCTCTTCATGCACTTTTAATTGTTTGGTAGTATTCTGGCTTTTCAGAAGATGTAAGAGCAAACTGTTGCTGGGAGAGGTTTTCACATTACTTCTCCTTTCCAAAGTACTTTTGAATCCCACATTTTTGGGAGGCGAATGCGTGATTCCTACTGAACTCTGAAATGGTGCCATATTGCTTTTGCTTGATACCGTTTTGTTTGATGATCCTGTTTGACCATTGAGATGGCTTGTCATTCCTTTTGCTAAATTGTATTGGCCAATATCTTTCTGAGCACTTTCTTGTAATCTGGCCATAGCTGCAAGTCTCTCACTTGCTATTTGATTTgcattttgtgcttttaaaGCATGTTCCCTGGAGTACTGCTGCAAGTGAGCTTCACTTGAAAGGAGTAAAGCTAGCTGGCTGCATGCTACACTGGGCTTTGGTGAAGCAGCAGGACTGGATCGTTTCTCTACCATACTTGCAACAGCTTGTAATCTTGCAGCACAGGACAGTGGCTCATTTATCACTTTAGGTCCACTCTGCACTGCATGAGGAGATTCTATAAACCTCTCATTGGGCAGGTTCTTTGTTATATCAGGCAGGCTGTTGTCCAACTTCTGatcctttgctttgctcttcttcAAAAGGGTCTTCAGGTGACTGGATGCAACACCATAGCACCTTAAATCCTTCTCCACCTGTAAAGAATCATGGCTAAGGGAATATCCTTGCTCCTTAAGGCTCTGCCTAATCTGCTGTGACAGAGCAACACTCTGCAGTCTAGAGCTGAATGACTGAAGCAAAGAGGCAAGTAATGTGCTATCTTGTTTGCCTTTAGGCACATTTTCAACCATGCCAGCTAGCAACGCTTCCTTTTTTCCATCTAAATCCACAATGGAATCAGACAACCGCCTTCTCTTTGCTGCATTCCAGTCTTCAGAAGACTGCAACAGTCTTGCTTTTTTGAGGTGCAGCATGCCAGATCCCTGATACGTATTTGTGTTAAGAACTGGACCATTACTTTGACAGTTGGGAAGTATATTTCCAGAAATCTTAAAGTTTTGATCCTCTCCACTATGCCCAGTAGACTTTTTGTCAACTGCAGTACCTGAGCCTCCTGCTGCTTGATGCATTAGTAATCCCTCTAGGTAAGTTAGAACAACAGAATCCTGGTGCATCTCAGAGCCAAGCTCTTCTCCATGAGTCATGTTCAACAAAAGTATCCAAAAGGGCTCTGTTTCTATTCACTTCAAAGACTAGTTTGCTGCAGCTGAATTGAGATGCAGAGTTAATAAATAATAGGTAGATGTCTATAGCATTTTCTCACAAACTCTTAGAAACAATAAAGTCACATTCCAAGTAGGCTTCTTCCAGTGTATACTGTTTGATAAGCCAGATTTCCAATCATGTCACTGTGTTGATATATTGAATATTTATGAAAGATGTCTAGGAAGAGTATTTAGAACACGCTTCTAAGGTAATGAAGTTCCATTAAGTATTTGCCTTCTTCACCCTTCTCCATGAATccagtttgtttttcatctttttccatCTCCATCAAGCACATAGAATTCCTAagtgaaacaaagacaaaaaacagtggtcaagaaaaaagaattagGGTAAGATCTAAATAAAttgcatcagatttttttttaacataccaTTTTAGAAAGATACAGGATATTTCAGTGATAACCACATGCTGGAATACA encodes the following:
- the NRIP1 gene encoding nuclear receptor-interacting protein 1, which gives rise to MTHGEELGSEMHQDSVVLTYLEGLLMHQAAGGSGTAVDKKSTGHSGEDQNFKISGNILPNCQSNGPVLNTNTYQGSGMLHLKKARLLQSSEDWNAAKRRRLSDSIVDLDGKKEALLAGMVENVPKGKQDSTLLASLLQSFSSRLQSVALSQQIRQSLKEQGYSLSHDSLQVEKDLRCYGVASSHLKTLLKKSKAKDQKLDNSLPDITKNLPNERFIESPHAVQSGPKVINEPLSCAARLQAVASMVEKRSSPAASPKPSVACSQLALLLSSEAHLQQYSREHALKAQNANQIASERLAAMARLQESAQKDIGQYNLAKGMTSHLNGQTGSSNKTVSSKSNMAPFQSSVGITHSPPKNVGFKSTLERRSNVKTSPSNSLLLHLLKSQNTTKQLKVHEESSTPTTIDEYSDNNPSFTDDSSDDESSHSNCLPIDLSFKQRTDKPDAGPPASLDNLTQSLLHSWDPKVSCPENKEDKDTPKASKLNPHQKVTLLQLLLGHKSEEKVDKGNEPQGPHSAADVAKFTVQTGKRTPVTDSPSANRMTPLSTPPLLASTKADSPINLSHQSLAIKRNSPPYACSIQPDRLVNPASKHLIDLSKSKEIQGAKLSRNDSPQNSSAFSASKLLQNLAQCGMQTSMSSEEQRPSKHLLAGNTDKPVGLIDRLNSPLLTNKLSTHEENNKIFSCQSVPTEQGLPGSEIENLLERRTVLQLLLGTPNKGKSEKKERVLLRDEGSQEQTDKALNEQILTVKIKTEPSEESDVPYNSNAQQIRECKGNKFQGFIHSLQRNTAASPASEEMKPEPLSPQDFSFSKNGLLSRLLRQNQDSYPADELDRSHRNNELTHLESKSLCTVPKKRKLHAEPLESPLKKMKTNVSDAANNHVSPTEALYGPLLNQQELKFSRSDSEFKYAVSHGSNNESENRSWSRDSKGFNVLKQLLLSENCERDLSQHRNNLLMEGKKRGNKSNATIKPEFSISSVNTLMGSPVQQSNCVDHRTFHYPVVVKSPASSPFPEHLGSTVSRLESDQFSVCPVPSEKGPIRWVITGMDKNDYEKDSPRLTKTNPILYYMLQKGGNSISSQEAQDKEIWNESSFTGSSTHVTIKEELTSDAELETPFNNLRSPYNSHMGNKTSHQHGVNGEVHGLLEKVLTIKKEPE